The Acinonyx jubatus isolate Ajub_Pintada_27869175 chromosome E3, VMU_Ajub_asm_v1.0, whole genome shotgun sequence genome has a window encoding:
- the CIITA gene encoding MHC class II transactivator isoform X1, whose translation MNHFQTILPRVRMLLAGHLPSQARALLDSMLERELLSREYHCALLRESDGEALARKISLTLLEKGDPGLALLRWAWGTWQAPLAERDPDDKDRAGSGQCAAMELGPLEGGYLELLNSNADPLQLYHLYDQMDPAREEIELCSEPDMDTINCEQFSRLLCDMEGDEETREAYANIAELDQYVFQDSQLEGLSKGIFIEHIGLEEMIGETVETLEEKKSQKRSFPEELPMDSKHRKLAEPLAVPMVTGTFLVGSVSGSSALPCLSPPAVFNKEPASSQRWLQETILMPVPPSSSLLSCLSLSAGHVQIVPTLPQGLWQISGAGTGVSGMVIYQGEVPQASQVLPSSSPAIHSLPKSPERPGSTSPFAPSAADLPGMPEPALTSRADVTEEQMSPTRSPAAHEVSGQLPKWPERVEKFCSALRDMYQAEPAGPEGILVEVELVRARLERSSSKSQERELATPDWAERQPARGGLAEVLLAGGDHRRPRETQVIAVLGKAGQGKSRWAREASRAWARGQLPQYDFVFYLPCHCLDRGGDTYRLQDLLSSLGPRPLPVDDEVFSYVWRRPDRVLLILDASEGLEGQDGLLHSACGPVCTEPHSVRGLLAGLFQRKLLRGCTLLLTARPRGRLAQSLSKADALFEVAGFSAEQAKTYLTRYLERAGATERQERALELLQGQPFLLSHCHSPTLCRAVGQLSEALLELGGETELPSTLTGLYVGLLGPATRDSPPGALAALARLAWELGRRRRGTLLESQLPSAEARAWAVAKGLVQPAPGAAAVGLAFSSFLLQCFLGAVWLALSSDIKDKELPQYLALTPRKKRPYDNWLEGAPRFLAGLVFQPHADCLGALAGPAAATLKDRKQKVLTRYLKRLQPGTLRAGQLLELLHCTRETLDAGLWQHVVQGLPARLSFVGTRLTPPHTYVLGSALEAAGRDFSLDLCSTGIDPPGLGSLVGLSCVTHFRAALSDMVGLWESLQQRGEAKLLRAVEEKFTIEPFKAKSVKDVEDLGNLVQIQRTRSSSEDTAGELPAVRDLKKLEFALGPVSGPQAFPKLVRILEAFSSLQHLDLDSLSENKIGDEGVEQLSATFPRLKALETLNLSQNNITDVGACKLAEALPSLAASLLRLSLYNNCICDMGAESLAHVLPDMGSLRVLDVQYNKFTAAGAQQLAASLRKCPHVETLAMWTPTIPFGVHEHLQQLDSRISLK comes from the exons GCAGTGGGCAGTGTGCCGCCATGGAGTTGGGGCCTCTAGAAGGCGGCTACCTGGAGCTTCTCAACAGCAATGCTGACCCCCTGCAGCTCTACCACCTCTATGACCAGATGGACCCGGCTAGAGAAGAGATTGAGCTCTGCTCAG AACCCGACATGGACACCATCAACTGCGAGCAGTTCAGCAGACTGTTGTGTGACATGGAAGGTGATGAAGAGACCAGGGAGGCTTATGCCAATATCG CGGAACTGGACCAGTACGTGTTCCAGGACTCACAACTGGAGGGTCTGAGCAAAGGCATTTTCA TCGAGCATATAGGATTGGAAGAAATGATCGGCGAGACTGTGGAGAcgctggaggaaaagaaaagtcagaaaagat CCTTCCCAGAGGAGCTGCCCATGGACTCGAAGCACAGGAAGCTGG CTGAGCCCCTCGCTGTGCCCATGGTGACTGGCACTTTCCTGGTGGGGTCCGTGAGTGGCTCCTCAGCTCTGCCCTGCCTGTCACCCCCTGCTGTGTTCAACAAGGAGCCAGCATCCAGCCAGAGGTGGCTGCAGGAGACCATCCTGATGCCTG TGCCCCCTTCCAGTTCCTTGCTGAGCTGCCTGAGCCTTTCTGCTGGACACGTCCAGATCGTCCCCACTCTGCCCCAGGGGCTCTGGCAAATCTCAGGGGCTGGGACAGGGGTATCTGGTATGGTCATCTATCAAG GTGAGGTGCCCCAGGCCAGCCAGGTGCTTCCTTCCAGCAGCCCCGCCATACACAGCCTCCCCAAATCCCCAGAACGGCCCGGCTCCACCAGCCCCTTTGCCCCGTCTGCCGCTGACCTCCCCGGAATGCCGGAACCAGCTCTGACCTCCCGTGCAGATGTGACAG AGGAGCAGATGTCCCCTACCCGATCCCCGGCAGCTCACGAGGTCTCCGGCCAGCTCCCCAAATGGCCTG AGCGGGTGGAGAAGTTCTGCAGTGCCCTTCGGGACATGTACCAGGCTGAGCCTGCAGGCCCGGAAGGCATCCTGGTGGAGGTGGAACTGGTGAGGGCGCGGCTGGAAAGGAGCAGCAGCAAAAGCCAGGAGAGGGAGCTGGCCACCCCGGACTGGGCAGAGCGGCAGCCGGCCCGCGGGGGCCTGGCCGAGGTGCTGCTGGCGGGGGGTGACCACCGGCGGCCGCGGGAGACGCAGGTGATCGCTGTGCTGGGAAAAGCGGGGCAGGGGAAGAGTCGCTGGGCCCGGGAAGCGAGCCGGGCCTGGGCCCGCGGCCAGCTGCCCCAGTACGACTTCGTCTTCTACCTCCCCTGCCACTGTTTGGACCGTGGGGGGGACACCTACCGCCTGCAGGATCTGCTGTCCTCCCTGGGCCCCCGGCCGCTGCCGGTGGACGATGAGGTCTTCAGCTACGTCTGGAGGAGGCCCGACCGGGTTCTGCTCATCCTGGATGCCTCCGAGGGCCTCGAAGGCCAAGACGGCCTCCTGCACAGCGCATGTGGACCCGtgtgcacagagccccactccgTCCGGGGACTGCTGGCGGGCCTCTTCCAGCGTAAGCTGCTGCGGGGCTGCACCCTGCTGCTCACGGCCCGGCCCCGGGGCCgcctggcccagagcctgagCAAGGCCGACGCTCTGTTCGAGGTGGCCGGCTTCTCAGCCGAGCAGGCCAAGACCTACCTGACGCGCTACTTGGAGCGTGCAGGGGCGACCGAGCGCCAAGAGAGAGCCCTGGAACTCCTCCAGGGTCAGCCTTTCCTCCTCAGCCACTGCCACAGCCCCACTTTGTGCCGGGCCGTGGGCCAGCTGTCCGAGGCCCTCCTGGAGCTGGGGGGCGAGACGGAGCTGCCCTCCACGCTCACGGGACTCTACGTGGGCCTGCTCGGCCCTGCCACCCGCGACAGCCCCCCGGGGGCCCTGGCGGCACTGGCCAGGCTGGCCTGGGAGCTGGGCCGCAGACGCCGGGGCACCTTGCTGGAGAGCCAGCTCCCGTCGGCGGAGGCGAGGGCCTGGGCCGTGGCCAAGGGCTTGGTGCAGCCCGCCCCAGGGGCCGCGGCGGTGGGGCTGGCCTTCTCCAGCTTCCTTCTGCAGTGCTTCCTGGGGGCCGTGTGGCTGGCCCTGAGCAGCGACATCAAGGACAAGGAGCTGCCGCAGTACTTGGCGTTGACCCCGAGGAAGAAGAGGCCCTACGACAACTGGCTGGAGGGCGCGCCGCGGTTCCTGGCGGGGCTGGTTTTCCAGCCGCACGCCGACTGCCTCGGGGCCCTGGCGGGACCTGCTGCGGCCACCCTGAAGGACAGGAAGCAGAAAGTGCTCACCAGGTACCTGAAGCGGCTGCAGCCGGGGACGCTGCGGGCCGGACAGCTGCTGGAGCTGCTGCACTGCACCCGTGAGACTTTGGACGCTGGGCTCTGGCAGCACGTGGTGCAGGGGCTCCCCGCCCGCCTCTCCTTCGTGGGCACCCGGCTCACGCCCCCCCACACCTATGTCCTGGGCAGCGCCTTGGAGGCGGCGGGCCGAGACTTCTCCCTGGACCTCTGCAGCACTGGCATTGACCCCCCTGGACTGGGGAGCCTCGTGGGACTCAGCTGCGTCACCCATttcag GGCTGCGCTGAGTGACATGGTGGGGCTGTGGGAGTCTCTACAGCAGCGTGGGGAGGCCAAGCTGCTCCGCGCGGTGGAGGAGAAGTTCACCATCGAGCCTTTCAAGGCCAAGTCTGTGAAGGATGTGGAAGATCTGGGCAACCTCGTGCAGATCCAGag GACAAGAAGTTCTTCAGAAGATACAGCTGGAGAACTCCCTGCGGTCCGGGATCTAAAGAAGCTCGAGTTCGC GCTGGGCCCCGTCTCAGGCCCCCAGGCTTTTCCCAAGCTGGTGAGGATCCTCGAGGCCTTTTCCTCCCTTCAGCATCTGGA CCTGGACTCTCTGAGCGAGAACAAGATTGGCGACGAGGGTGTCGAGCAGCTGTCGGCCACCTTCCCGCGGCTCAAAGCCTTGGAGACCCTCAA CTTGTCCCAGAACAACATCACCGACGTGGGCGCCTGCAAGCTCGCCGAGGCCCTGCCCTCGCTGGCTGCGTCCCTCCTCAGGCTCAG CCTATACAACAACTGCATCTGTGACATGGGAGCCGAGAGCCTGGCGCACGTGCTTCCAGACATGGGGTCCCTCCGGGTGCTGGA TGTCCAGTATAACAAGTTCACAGCCGCCGGGGCCCAGCAGCTGGCCGCCAGCCTGAGAAAGTGCCCTCACGTGGAGACGCTGGC GATGTGGACGCCCACCATCCCGTTTGGCGTCCACGAACACCTACAGCAGCTGGATTCGCGGATCAGCCTGAAGTGA
- the CIITA gene encoding MHC class II transactivator isoform X3: MRCLAPHPAGSYLPEPQGSGQCAAMELGPLEGGYLELLNSNADPLQLYHLYDQMDPAREEIELCSEPDMDTINCEQFSRLLCDMEGDEETREAYANIAELDQYVFQDSQLEGLSKGIFIEHIGLEEMIGETVETLEEKKSQKRSFPEELPMDSKHRKLAEPLAVPMVTGTFLVGSVSGSSALPCLSPPAVFNKEPASSQRWLQETILMPVPPSSSLLSCLSLSAGHVQIVPTLPQGLWQISGAGTGVSGMVIYQGEVPQASQVLPSSSPAIHSLPKSPERPGSTSPFAPSAADLPGMPEPALTSRADVTEEQMSPTRSPAAHEVSGQLPKWPERVEKFCSALRDMYQAEPAGPEGILVEVELVRARLERSSSKSQERELATPDWAERQPARGGLAEVLLAGGDHRRPRETQVIAVLGKAGQGKSRWAREASRAWARGQLPQYDFVFYLPCHCLDRGGDTYRLQDLLSSLGPRPLPVDDEVFSYVWRRPDRVLLILDASEGLEGQDGLLHSACGPVCTEPHSVRGLLAGLFQRKLLRGCTLLLTARPRGRLAQSLSKADALFEVAGFSAEQAKTYLTRYLERAGATERQERALELLQGQPFLLSHCHSPTLCRAVGQLSEALLELGGETELPSTLTGLYVGLLGPATRDSPPGALAALARLAWELGRRRRGTLLESQLPSAEARAWAVAKGLVQPAPGAAAVGLAFSSFLLQCFLGAVWLALSSDIKDKELPQYLALTPRKKRPYDNWLEGAPRFLAGLVFQPHADCLGALAGPAAATLKDRKQKVLTRYLKRLQPGTLRAGQLLELLHCTRETLDAGLWQHVVQGLPARLSFVGTRLTPPHTYVLGSALEAAGRDFSLDLCSTGIDPPGLGSLVGLSCVTHFRAALSDMVGLWESLQQRGEAKLLRAVEEKFTIEPFKAKSVKDVEDLGNLVQIQRTRSSSEDTAGELPAVRDLKKLEFALGPVSGPQAFPKLVRILEAFSSLQHLDLDSLSENKIGDEGVEQLSATFPRLKALETLNLSQNNITDVGACKLAEALPSLAASLLRLSLYNNCICDMGAESLAHVLPDMGSLRVLDVQYNKFTAAGAQQLAASLRKCPHVETLAMWTPTIPFGVHEHLQQLDSRISLK, translated from the exons GCAGTGGGCAGTGTGCCGCCATGGAGTTGGGGCCTCTAGAAGGCGGCTACCTGGAGCTTCTCAACAGCAATGCTGACCCCCTGCAGCTCTACCACCTCTATGACCAGATGGACCCGGCTAGAGAAGAGATTGAGCTCTGCTCAG AACCCGACATGGACACCATCAACTGCGAGCAGTTCAGCAGACTGTTGTGTGACATGGAAGGTGATGAAGAGACCAGGGAGGCTTATGCCAATATCG CGGAACTGGACCAGTACGTGTTCCAGGACTCACAACTGGAGGGTCTGAGCAAAGGCATTTTCA TCGAGCATATAGGATTGGAAGAAATGATCGGCGAGACTGTGGAGAcgctggaggaaaagaaaagtcagaaaagat CCTTCCCAGAGGAGCTGCCCATGGACTCGAAGCACAGGAAGCTGG CTGAGCCCCTCGCTGTGCCCATGGTGACTGGCACTTTCCTGGTGGGGTCCGTGAGTGGCTCCTCAGCTCTGCCCTGCCTGTCACCCCCTGCTGTGTTCAACAAGGAGCCAGCATCCAGCCAGAGGTGGCTGCAGGAGACCATCCTGATGCCTG TGCCCCCTTCCAGTTCCTTGCTGAGCTGCCTGAGCCTTTCTGCTGGACACGTCCAGATCGTCCCCACTCTGCCCCAGGGGCTCTGGCAAATCTCAGGGGCTGGGACAGGGGTATCTGGTATGGTCATCTATCAAG GTGAGGTGCCCCAGGCCAGCCAGGTGCTTCCTTCCAGCAGCCCCGCCATACACAGCCTCCCCAAATCCCCAGAACGGCCCGGCTCCACCAGCCCCTTTGCCCCGTCTGCCGCTGACCTCCCCGGAATGCCGGAACCAGCTCTGACCTCCCGTGCAGATGTGACAG AGGAGCAGATGTCCCCTACCCGATCCCCGGCAGCTCACGAGGTCTCCGGCCAGCTCCCCAAATGGCCTG AGCGGGTGGAGAAGTTCTGCAGTGCCCTTCGGGACATGTACCAGGCTGAGCCTGCAGGCCCGGAAGGCATCCTGGTGGAGGTGGAACTGGTGAGGGCGCGGCTGGAAAGGAGCAGCAGCAAAAGCCAGGAGAGGGAGCTGGCCACCCCGGACTGGGCAGAGCGGCAGCCGGCCCGCGGGGGCCTGGCCGAGGTGCTGCTGGCGGGGGGTGACCACCGGCGGCCGCGGGAGACGCAGGTGATCGCTGTGCTGGGAAAAGCGGGGCAGGGGAAGAGTCGCTGGGCCCGGGAAGCGAGCCGGGCCTGGGCCCGCGGCCAGCTGCCCCAGTACGACTTCGTCTTCTACCTCCCCTGCCACTGTTTGGACCGTGGGGGGGACACCTACCGCCTGCAGGATCTGCTGTCCTCCCTGGGCCCCCGGCCGCTGCCGGTGGACGATGAGGTCTTCAGCTACGTCTGGAGGAGGCCCGACCGGGTTCTGCTCATCCTGGATGCCTCCGAGGGCCTCGAAGGCCAAGACGGCCTCCTGCACAGCGCATGTGGACCCGtgtgcacagagccccactccgTCCGGGGACTGCTGGCGGGCCTCTTCCAGCGTAAGCTGCTGCGGGGCTGCACCCTGCTGCTCACGGCCCGGCCCCGGGGCCgcctggcccagagcctgagCAAGGCCGACGCTCTGTTCGAGGTGGCCGGCTTCTCAGCCGAGCAGGCCAAGACCTACCTGACGCGCTACTTGGAGCGTGCAGGGGCGACCGAGCGCCAAGAGAGAGCCCTGGAACTCCTCCAGGGTCAGCCTTTCCTCCTCAGCCACTGCCACAGCCCCACTTTGTGCCGGGCCGTGGGCCAGCTGTCCGAGGCCCTCCTGGAGCTGGGGGGCGAGACGGAGCTGCCCTCCACGCTCACGGGACTCTACGTGGGCCTGCTCGGCCCTGCCACCCGCGACAGCCCCCCGGGGGCCCTGGCGGCACTGGCCAGGCTGGCCTGGGAGCTGGGCCGCAGACGCCGGGGCACCTTGCTGGAGAGCCAGCTCCCGTCGGCGGAGGCGAGGGCCTGGGCCGTGGCCAAGGGCTTGGTGCAGCCCGCCCCAGGGGCCGCGGCGGTGGGGCTGGCCTTCTCCAGCTTCCTTCTGCAGTGCTTCCTGGGGGCCGTGTGGCTGGCCCTGAGCAGCGACATCAAGGACAAGGAGCTGCCGCAGTACTTGGCGTTGACCCCGAGGAAGAAGAGGCCCTACGACAACTGGCTGGAGGGCGCGCCGCGGTTCCTGGCGGGGCTGGTTTTCCAGCCGCACGCCGACTGCCTCGGGGCCCTGGCGGGACCTGCTGCGGCCACCCTGAAGGACAGGAAGCAGAAAGTGCTCACCAGGTACCTGAAGCGGCTGCAGCCGGGGACGCTGCGGGCCGGACAGCTGCTGGAGCTGCTGCACTGCACCCGTGAGACTTTGGACGCTGGGCTCTGGCAGCACGTGGTGCAGGGGCTCCCCGCCCGCCTCTCCTTCGTGGGCACCCGGCTCACGCCCCCCCACACCTATGTCCTGGGCAGCGCCTTGGAGGCGGCGGGCCGAGACTTCTCCCTGGACCTCTGCAGCACTGGCATTGACCCCCCTGGACTGGGGAGCCTCGTGGGACTCAGCTGCGTCACCCATttcag GGCTGCGCTGAGTGACATGGTGGGGCTGTGGGAGTCTCTACAGCAGCGTGGGGAGGCCAAGCTGCTCCGCGCGGTGGAGGAGAAGTTCACCATCGAGCCTTTCAAGGCCAAGTCTGTGAAGGATGTGGAAGATCTGGGCAACCTCGTGCAGATCCAGag GACAAGAAGTTCTTCAGAAGATACAGCTGGAGAACTCCCTGCGGTCCGGGATCTAAAGAAGCTCGAGTTCGC GCTGGGCCCCGTCTCAGGCCCCCAGGCTTTTCCCAAGCTGGTGAGGATCCTCGAGGCCTTTTCCTCCCTTCAGCATCTGGA CCTGGACTCTCTGAGCGAGAACAAGATTGGCGACGAGGGTGTCGAGCAGCTGTCGGCCACCTTCCCGCGGCTCAAAGCCTTGGAGACCCTCAA CTTGTCCCAGAACAACATCACCGACGTGGGCGCCTGCAAGCTCGCCGAGGCCCTGCCCTCGCTGGCTGCGTCCCTCCTCAGGCTCAG CCTATACAACAACTGCATCTGTGACATGGGAGCCGAGAGCCTGGCGCACGTGCTTCCAGACATGGGGTCCCTCCGGGTGCTGGA TGTCCAGTATAACAAGTTCACAGCCGCCGGGGCCCAGCAGCTGGCCGCCAGCCTGAGAAAGTGCCCTCACGTGGAGACGCTGGC GATGTGGACGCCCACCATCCCGTTTGGCGTCCACGAACACCTACAGCAGCTGGATTCGCGGATCAGCCTGAAGTGA
- the CIITA gene encoding MHC class II transactivator isoform X2, producing MNHFQTILPRVRMLLAGHLPSQARALLDSMLERELLSREYHCALLRESDGEALARKISLTLLEKGDPGLALLRWAWGTWQAPLAERDPDDKDRAGSGQCAAMELGPLEGGYLELLNSNADPLQLYHLYDQMDPAREEIELCSEPDMDTINCEQFSRLLCDMEGDEETREAYANIAFPEELPMDSKHRKLAEPLAVPMVTGTFLVGSVSGSSALPCLSPPAVFNKEPASSQRWLQETILMPVPPSSSLLSCLSLSAGHVQIVPTLPQGLWQISGAGTGVSGMVIYQGEVPQASQVLPSSSPAIHSLPKSPERPGSTSPFAPSAADLPGMPEPALTSRADVTEEQMSPTRSPAAHEVSGQLPKWPERVEKFCSALRDMYQAEPAGPEGILVEVELVRARLERSSSKSQERELATPDWAERQPARGGLAEVLLAGGDHRRPRETQVIAVLGKAGQGKSRWAREASRAWARGQLPQYDFVFYLPCHCLDRGGDTYRLQDLLSSLGPRPLPVDDEVFSYVWRRPDRVLLILDASEGLEGQDGLLHSACGPVCTEPHSVRGLLAGLFQRKLLRGCTLLLTARPRGRLAQSLSKADALFEVAGFSAEQAKTYLTRYLERAGATERQERALELLQGQPFLLSHCHSPTLCRAVGQLSEALLELGGETELPSTLTGLYVGLLGPATRDSPPGALAALARLAWELGRRRRGTLLESQLPSAEARAWAVAKGLVQPAPGAAAVGLAFSSFLLQCFLGAVWLALSSDIKDKELPQYLALTPRKKRPYDNWLEGAPRFLAGLVFQPHADCLGALAGPAAATLKDRKQKVLTRYLKRLQPGTLRAGQLLELLHCTRETLDAGLWQHVVQGLPARLSFVGTRLTPPHTYVLGSALEAAGRDFSLDLCSTGIDPPGLGSLVGLSCVTHFRAALSDMVGLWESLQQRGEAKLLRAVEEKFTIEPFKAKSVKDVEDLGNLVQIQRTRSSSEDTAGELPAVRDLKKLEFALGPVSGPQAFPKLVRILEAFSSLQHLDLDSLSENKIGDEGVEQLSATFPRLKALETLNLSQNNITDVGACKLAEALPSLAASLLRLSLYNNCICDMGAESLAHVLPDMGSLRVLDVQYNKFTAAGAQQLAASLRKCPHVETLAMWTPTIPFGVHEHLQQLDSRISLK from the exons GCAGTGGGCAGTGTGCCGCCATGGAGTTGGGGCCTCTAGAAGGCGGCTACCTGGAGCTTCTCAACAGCAATGCTGACCCCCTGCAGCTCTACCACCTCTATGACCAGATGGACCCGGCTAGAGAAGAGATTGAGCTCTGCTCAG AACCCGACATGGACACCATCAACTGCGAGCAGTTCAGCAGACTGTTGTGTGACATGGAAGGTGATGAAGAGACCAGGGAGGCTTATGCCAATATCG CCTTCCCAGAGGAGCTGCCCATGGACTCGAAGCACAGGAAGCTGG CTGAGCCCCTCGCTGTGCCCATGGTGACTGGCACTTTCCTGGTGGGGTCCGTGAGTGGCTCCTCAGCTCTGCCCTGCCTGTCACCCCCTGCTGTGTTCAACAAGGAGCCAGCATCCAGCCAGAGGTGGCTGCAGGAGACCATCCTGATGCCTG TGCCCCCTTCCAGTTCCTTGCTGAGCTGCCTGAGCCTTTCTGCTGGACACGTCCAGATCGTCCCCACTCTGCCCCAGGGGCTCTGGCAAATCTCAGGGGCTGGGACAGGGGTATCTGGTATGGTCATCTATCAAG GTGAGGTGCCCCAGGCCAGCCAGGTGCTTCCTTCCAGCAGCCCCGCCATACACAGCCTCCCCAAATCCCCAGAACGGCCCGGCTCCACCAGCCCCTTTGCCCCGTCTGCCGCTGACCTCCCCGGAATGCCGGAACCAGCTCTGACCTCCCGTGCAGATGTGACAG AGGAGCAGATGTCCCCTACCCGATCCCCGGCAGCTCACGAGGTCTCCGGCCAGCTCCCCAAATGGCCTG AGCGGGTGGAGAAGTTCTGCAGTGCCCTTCGGGACATGTACCAGGCTGAGCCTGCAGGCCCGGAAGGCATCCTGGTGGAGGTGGAACTGGTGAGGGCGCGGCTGGAAAGGAGCAGCAGCAAAAGCCAGGAGAGGGAGCTGGCCACCCCGGACTGGGCAGAGCGGCAGCCGGCCCGCGGGGGCCTGGCCGAGGTGCTGCTGGCGGGGGGTGACCACCGGCGGCCGCGGGAGACGCAGGTGATCGCTGTGCTGGGAAAAGCGGGGCAGGGGAAGAGTCGCTGGGCCCGGGAAGCGAGCCGGGCCTGGGCCCGCGGCCAGCTGCCCCAGTACGACTTCGTCTTCTACCTCCCCTGCCACTGTTTGGACCGTGGGGGGGACACCTACCGCCTGCAGGATCTGCTGTCCTCCCTGGGCCCCCGGCCGCTGCCGGTGGACGATGAGGTCTTCAGCTACGTCTGGAGGAGGCCCGACCGGGTTCTGCTCATCCTGGATGCCTCCGAGGGCCTCGAAGGCCAAGACGGCCTCCTGCACAGCGCATGTGGACCCGtgtgcacagagccccactccgTCCGGGGACTGCTGGCGGGCCTCTTCCAGCGTAAGCTGCTGCGGGGCTGCACCCTGCTGCTCACGGCCCGGCCCCGGGGCCgcctggcccagagcctgagCAAGGCCGACGCTCTGTTCGAGGTGGCCGGCTTCTCAGCCGAGCAGGCCAAGACCTACCTGACGCGCTACTTGGAGCGTGCAGGGGCGACCGAGCGCCAAGAGAGAGCCCTGGAACTCCTCCAGGGTCAGCCTTTCCTCCTCAGCCACTGCCACAGCCCCACTTTGTGCCGGGCCGTGGGCCAGCTGTCCGAGGCCCTCCTGGAGCTGGGGGGCGAGACGGAGCTGCCCTCCACGCTCACGGGACTCTACGTGGGCCTGCTCGGCCCTGCCACCCGCGACAGCCCCCCGGGGGCCCTGGCGGCACTGGCCAGGCTGGCCTGGGAGCTGGGCCGCAGACGCCGGGGCACCTTGCTGGAGAGCCAGCTCCCGTCGGCGGAGGCGAGGGCCTGGGCCGTGGCCAAGGGCTTGGTGCAGCCCGCCCCAGGGGCCGCGGCGGTGGGGCTGGCCTTCTCCAGCTTCCTTCTGCAGTGCTTCCTGGGGGCCGTGTGGCTGGCCCTGAGCAGCGACATCAAGGACAAGGAGCTGCCGCAGTACTTGGCGTTGACCCCGAGGAAGAAGAGGCCCTACGACAACTGGCTGGAGGGCGCGCCGCGGTTCCTGGCGGGGCTGGTTTTCCAGCCGCACGCCGACTGCCTCGGGGCCCTGGCGGGACCTGCTGCGGCCACCCTGAAGGACAGGAAGCAGAAAGTGCTCACCAGGTACCTGAAGCGGCTGCAGCCGGGGACGCTGCGGGCCGGACAGCTGCTGGAGCTGCTGCACTGCACCCGTGAGACTTTGGACGCTGGGCTCTGGCAGCACGTGGTGCAGGGGCTCCCCGCCCGCCTCTCCTTCGTGGGCACCCGGCTCACGCCCCCCCACACCTATGTCCTGGGCAGCGCCTTGGAGGCGGCGGGCCGAGACTTCTCCCTGGACCTCTGCAGCACTGGCATTGACCCCCCTGGACTGGGGAGCCTCGTGGGACTCAGCTGCGTCACCCATttcag GGCTGCGCTGAGTGACATGGTGGGGCTGTGGGAGTCTCTACAGCAGCGTGGGGAGGCCAAGCTGCTCCGCGCGGTGGAGGAGAAGTTCACCATCGAGCCTTTCAAGGCCAAGTCTGTGAAGGATGTGGAAGATCTGGGCAACCTCGTGCAGATCCAGag GACAAGAAGTTCTTCAGAAGATACAGCTGGAGAACTCCCTGCGGTCCGGGATCTAAAGAAGCTCGAGTTCGC GCTGGGCCCCGTCTCAGGCCCCCAGGCTTTTCCCAAGCTGGTGAGGATCCTCGAGGCCTTTTCCTCCCTTCAGCATCTGGA CCTGGACTCTCTGAGCGAGAACAAGATTGGCGACGAGGGTGTCGAGCAGCTGTCGGCCACCTTCCCGCGGCTCAAAGCCTTGGAGACCCTCAA CTTGTCCCAGAACAACATCACCGACGTGGGCGCCTGCAAGCTCGCCGAGGCCCTGCCCTCGCTGGCTGCGTCCCTCCTCAGGCTCAG CCTATACAACAACTGCATCTGTGACATGGGAGCCGAGAGCCTGGCGCACGTGCTTCCAGACATGGGGTCCCTCCGGGTGCTGGA TGTCCAGTATAACAAGTTCACAGCCGCCGGGGCCCAGCAGCTGGCCGCCAGCCTGAGAAAGTGCCCTCACGTGGAGACGCTGGC GATGTGGACGCCCACCATCCCGTTTGGCGTCCACGAACACCTACAGCAGCTGGATTCGCGGATCAGCCTGAAGTGA